One Planctomycetota bacterium genomic window carries:
- a CDS encoding phosphoadenosine phosphosulfate reductase family protein — MSRTIAYDALAPALSAAAPDEAYERLLGAFPQDPGAPGDLIDALHFGQKVDRSLDLLRAAHREFGPRLVVAHSLGMGIVWDLAKRVSPDIRGFVVVTRHSPPETLDFLRRTLARYPELSVYRNDAPLPDDLWRTDPDRCCELLKVEPARRAIRDMGAACWAAGVRATSGGRRADFREIEKRPDGLIKLNPILLWHEFEVWKYAALYRVQVNPLYALGYRSLGCAPCTRLIAGNDERAGRWIDSSKCGGECGINTKLLKLVDGAGI; from the coding sequence ATATGACGCCCTCGCCCCGGCCCTCTCGGCGGCCGCACCGGACGAGGCCTACGAGCGCCTCCTCGGCGCCTTTCCCCAGGACCCCGGCGCGCCGGGGGACCTCATCGACGCCCTGCACTTCGGCCAGAAGGTGGACCGGAGCCTCGACCTCCTCCGCGCCGCCCACCGCGAGTTCGGGCCGCGCCTCGTCGTCGCCCACAGCCTCGGCATGGGCATCGTCTGGGACCTTGCGAAGCGCGTCAGCCCCGACATTCGCGGCTTCGTCGTCGTCACGCGCCACAGCCCCCCCGAGACGCTCGACTTCCTTCGCCGCACCCTCGCGCGCTATCCGGAACTGAGCGTCTACCGCAACGACGCGCCTCTGCCCGACGATCTCTGGCGCACCGACCCCGACCGCTGCTGTGAACTCCTGAAGGTCGAGCCCGCCCGGCGCGCCATCCGCGACATGGGCGCCGCGTGCTGGGCCGCCGGCGTCCGCGCCACCAGTGGCGGCCGACGCGCCGACTTCCGTGAAATCGAAAAGCGCCCCGACGGGCTCATCAAACTCAACCCCATCCTCCTCTGGCACGAGTTCGAGGTCTGGAAATACGCCGCACTCTACCGCGTCCAGGTCAACCCGCTCTACGCGCTCGGCTACCGGTCGCTCGGCTGCGCGCCGTGCACGCGCCTCATCGCCGGGAACGACGAACGCGCCGGACGATGGATCGATTCGTCGAAATGCGGCGGCGAGTGCGGCATCAACACCAAACTACTCAAACTCGTCGATGGAGCCGGCATCTGA